The DNA region CGACTCAAGCTTACTATTAGCGCTACCGATCAGCTGAGCTTGGACCTTCGATTTGGTCGCGGAAGCTTAGTTCACATGCATTTAGTGCCTACCCTTGGTCAAAGCTCATTTGATTTGGACTGACATTAACTGTCCACATAGAATTGGGGGTGTGTTTAAATACTTGAGGGCCGCATCTTTTGGGTGCTCTAAGCAAACCTCATCTTCGCCATGTGTGCATACTGCGGGATGGATGCTGGTGCCTGACCCTACTTATAGGTGGGCTCCAGAGTCGGAGGCCCAGCACTGCAACCTGAATTTCCTGGCTCGCCAAAAAAATGTTCATCTACGGCATTTGGAGGTGTCGGAGCCACCGCTCTCAAGCTTAGAACTGTCGGCCACTTACCTGGTTGTGCTTGGTCGGGGAGAGAGCCTGGCACGGTATTTGGATGTTCCTCTATTAAGCGATTTTGTGGAAGAGAAGTTCAACAAACTGTTCGGTACCTGCAGTCCGCCCCTGGCTGAAACTGACAATGCTCAAGGCAGTAACATACTCAGCTGGGTTGATGTTATCCGTGAATTCGATTATGGCCAGGTTGAATACACTGATGATGGTACATACCGCTTCCCTATGCAAGGGCTGCTGGTCCAAATATCAGAAACCGATTATGCTATTATCCAGTCCGGTATTTTTCAAAAGCTTCTCAATCCGTGGCCGGATCCAAGAGATGTACA from Aspergillus chevalieri M1 DNA, chromosome 2, nearly complete sequence includes:
- a CDS encoding uncharacterized protein (COG:S;~EggNog:ENOG410Q1JJ); translation: MLVPDPTYRWAPESEAQHCNLNFLARQKNVHLRHLEVSEPPLSSLELSATYLVVLGRGESLARYLDVPLLSDFVEEKFNKLFGTCSPPLAETDNAQGSNILSWVDVIREFDYGQVEYTDDGTYRFPMQGLLVQISETDYAIIQSGIFQKLLNPWPDPRDVQEELETVELAIAEVSDWNQ